One Rouxiella sp. S1S-2 genomic window, ATTAAAGGGGCATCGGATTCAAACCACAAGTTTATATTTTTTAATGAATTAACATCCAACGGAACGCCCAAGTTCGCAGCCTGAACGTGCGTTAATACCGGATACCTAATACACAATGTGTTGGGTTGGATTTCCGATTCTGTTTTATCAAAGTCAATCCCATACATCAGATGCGTGGGGGAACAGTCTAATGCAAAGCTAAGGGATATAAGATTACTTCCTTTAGGTTCGCTCTCACCATTCTCCCACTGAGAGATGGTGACGTGGGAAACACGCAGTGAATTGGCAAGCTCCCTCTGGGTAAGTTCTTTGCTTTTCCTTAGCTTGTAAATACGGTCGCCAATATTCCCCTCAAGAATAAAACGTTTCGCCAGGATATCTCTTTGTTTCTTATCCATCTTCAAAATCCTAATCAGTTTAACTTATCAGACTACTTTGCCGGGTACTGCCTCTGGCGAGCGCCTATCATATGACTGATTTAGGTTATATCAAATACTATTTAAATTTTGAGGGGGATGATGCTGGATATTGCATAAATTAGTCTTCGAAAGATAAAGGTTTAGGTCGAGGGCGGGCCATTAAAATATGAATGTCAATATCCTCGACATGTTCATCCTCAGCGTGGGCCAAAAGATAGATATAGTTGTCAATTCTTGATAAGTGCCTGGTTATCAAGAATTTTTCCTTTCTTTGCAATTGGGGGGCCTTTTTTGTAGTATCTTTTAATCTCTTTTCAAGTGTCATCGGCGAGGGATAAAACTCAACAAACCGTTCTCCCTGCCATTCGAGAGGCAGTACTGCACCGTTATAACCGTGACCAAAGACAATACAATCACACTTCATCTTTTTCCTTTTAGGCCGCAGGGTCTAATTTATAATAATTATTAAGAGGGCGAAGGATGTCATAAGCCGCATCGATTTACATGCTAACTAATTGCTTTTAACCTTAGCAACTAAAATGATTAATTGACGTAAAGCGTCAGCGTGAGGGAGTGAAAAATGCCGATCTCTGTCACTCACTCTGAGTTGAGTAAATATTAATGTAATTAATAATCTGCAAACGATTTTTCAATGACCTAACAATAATTAACGCTTTTTTGAGCGAAATGTTAATATGTGTAAATTTAATTAAAGTTAACAAAATGAATGGCGAACGCTTTTGTTTGCTGTGCAAAAAATAGCCGGTTTCGGGGATGGACATAAACTGGCTATATTTTAAATATGTGAAGCGTTAAGCTAGGCATTCATTTATGAGTTAAACCCGATGTACATCAAGTAATGGGAAGGTGGAGATAACAATTGGTCGATGAAAAAGCAGCGAACCAGGATGATGTCCATGCTGTAATAGGTTATGCAGTAGCGTTATTGCTTGAGGCAGAGCGGCCTGTACATCTGCATGAGATTGCGGCCTTGCTTAAGCATGAGGCAGAAAAGGCTTCTAATGAAGTGTTCAAACATAATTGCCTAAACGCGCTGCGCCTTATAGCTGAGAAAATGAACTGATCCCCATTAATTGCCCGTTTGGTATATTATAACGCCGGGGTATAGCTCGCAAAGCCATAATTTAAGTAAACTTAAATTATGCTATTTCTAAATATCTCAGGACTGTCTTGTTAGCTTCAGTTAATGGTTTTTCACATTCTTCACCGATCACCCTTTTCAGATGTTGCGAATTTTAACCTCGTAATAAACATTAAAGATCGGGAAGTGATTGCAGACCATGTTGCTGGCGAATAATGTTTACAAGCTCTCTGAGGGCGGGATGACCGTGTCGGCGGCTGCTGTAATACATATGAAACGGTGCACCGTAGGCGGCGAAGTCACCGAGTACCTTTACCAATACTCCCTGAGTTAACTCCTCTTCTATTCTTGATTCCAAAAAATAGCCCAATCCCAAACCCGCCCTGGCGGCAGAAATCGTTGTTGCTGTATCTTTTATTGAGATCAGTCCGGGTACGTTCATGGTGACAGTGTTTTCTGCCTTGCCAAGCTCCCACCTGAAACTTGCATTATTTCCTAGCAACAGTTGCAGACAGTTGTGCTGCGCGAGGTCTGAAAGGGTATAAGGTGTACCGTGGCGCTCGAGATAATCGGGTGAAGCGGCAATTATCCACTGCTGGTCGCCGGTAAGCGGCACGGCAATCATGTCTTCCGGCACCAGGTGGCCGTAGCGCACGCCAGCATCAAAACCCTCGGCGGTAATATCCACCGGCCTGTCCTCAATCACAATGGTCAGTTTGACGTCCGCGCAACGTTCTGAAAATGCCTGCAATGCTGGGGTGATAAGCAGATGCGCAGCATCGGCAAACACGTTGATCCGCAGCTCGCCAAATCGCCCTCGGCCCGGTGCATTAATCGTCTCAAGTGCCGATGAAATGGCATCAAATCCTCCGGCGAGCCTTTCGGCCAAGTCCATCCCTAGCGCGGTAGAGGACACGGCGCGGCTGGTTCTGTTGAGTAATCTTGCATCTAAACGTGTTTCCAGGCGACGTACCGCATGGCTTACGGCTGAAGATGAAAGCCCCAGTTCGATGGCGGCGAGCTTAAAGCTTCTACAGCGCAGCACCGTCAAGAAAACCTGTAGGTCAGCGAAGTCAATCCGTTGCATATTCAAGATGAATCATAATCACTGTTTGGATGAATGTAGCTCATCTTTTATCACGAGTGTTCCCCGCGCGTAAACGATAAGCTCGCTGAACTCTTTTCCGCTATTGCGAAACGCGTTGAGTTTACGAGTATTTCAGTGCCGGTTATGTCAGTTGAATCTTAAGGAATGAATGCATGAAACAGAGAATTTTGGGTCGCACAGGACAGAGTGTCTCAGAAATTGGGTTTGGGGCATGGGCCATTGGGGGAACCTGGGGCGAAGTCAGTATGCAGGATGCCGAAGCTGCGCTGCACGCCGCGCTGGATGCGGGCATTACCTTTATTGATACAGCCGATGTGTATGGCGATGGCCGTTCAGAAAAAATTATTGCCAAGGTGCTCAATGAGCGTGGCGGAGAACGCCCTTATGTTGCCACCAAGCTGGGAAGACGTCTCTCCCCGCACGTTGCACAGGGCTATACGGCGAAAAATCTGAATGAGTTTATTGACCGATCGTTAGAAAACTTGCAAACGGACTCGCTGGATCTGGTGCAGCTGCACTGTCCACCGACTGAGATTTACTACACGCCGGAAGTGTTCGGCGTGATGGATGACATGGTTGCCGCCGGCAAAATTCGCCACTATGGCGTGTCCGTCGAGAAAGTTGAAGAGGGGCTTAAGGCGCTAGAGTTTGCCAATGTTTCTTCTATCCAGCTGATATATAACATTTTTAGACAGCGTCCGGCGGAGCTGCTTCTCCACGAAGCTAAAAGGCGTGATGTCGGCATTATTGCCCGCGTTCCGCTCGCATCAGGCCTTTTAACGGGTAAAATGCGTGCTGATACCGCTTTCTCGGCAGACGATCATCGTGCGTTTAACCGCAACGGCGAAGCCTTCGACAAGGGCGAAACGTTTTCCGGCGTACCTTACGACGTAGCACTGGACGCCGTCGAAGATATCCGACGTTTTGTCACCGGCGACGTCACGATGGCGATGTTTGCGCTGCGTTGGATTTTGATGAACGAAAACGTCACCGTGGTTATTCCCGGCTCGAAAAGCAAAGCGCAGTCTGAGGCGAATGCCCGCGCCAGCGAAATCGCTGCACTTTCTGACGAAACAATGATTGCGCTGAAAAGCATCTATCAGGAAAAAATCGCGCCGTGGGTCCATCAGCGCTGGTAATCATCCGTGGTTACTCATGTGGAGTTTGTCACCCCGAATACGGGTGGCATGCCACACATTAACGGTGTTTCTCGGGTTTATGCGGGCGTCCGCAGACGTTCAATATGAATAGTAAGGAACATCTTTTCATCAAGACTCATGGTGTAGTTGTGATTGCTATTTAACCAACCCTCAATTTTTTCCGTGCAGCGATAGGATGTAGGCAGTTTTTCCTTAATGTCGACATAAAGCGACGCGTCGTCGAGTGAGAACGGGCTGTTATTCATCATACGCATTGAGAAAAACTTTAGATGGGTGACGATGCGCTGAAAGCTTAATGAGTTTTCATTCAACTCTATGCGCAGGTACAGCTTTATAATATTCAGTATATCTTTAATCAGATTTGCGGAGTGCATCGTATCGTGCATGTTGCCACTGTGCCGGCAGTTAACGATGTGCAAGGCAATAAACCCGGCTTCCTCCTGCGGAAGGGTGACTGACATCGACCGGTTAATTAAGTCAATCGCCTCTTTCGCCATGCCGTACTCTTCGGGATAGAAAATTTGGATATCCCAGGCCAGAGGATTACGAATCAGCTGGTTTTTACTGGCGCGGGTTATGGCGTAATAAATATGGTCACTTAATGCCAGAATAAGAGACAGCTGTGAGGCTATGGCGAATGTGCGCTCTATATTGCTGACTATTTTTCTCGACGTTTGAATGATTTCATCGGGGATATTACTGAACAGCTGGCGCCATGAATTTGTGACATCGTCATTTTTCTCAAGATACTGCGCTTCAAACAGCGCGGGATCAGCCGCATCTCCCGGCTTTTTGCCAAAACCAATTCCCCGACCCAATGCCACAAGCGTTTCTTCCTGCAGGTTTTCTACCACAATCGCATTGTTGCTTAATACTTTTATTATTTTCATGGCACGCTTACCGGTAATAAATCGGGGTGGCGTGTGATGCCCTGCGGCATCACACTGTTGTTCACTCAGGCATGGTGACTAAGGCCGTTGTTTTTTATCAGCTCACCATACCAGTAAGCGCTTTTCTTCTTGATACGTTTCAGGTCTTTAAGGTCAAACTCATCGCGATTAACGAAGATAAAACCATAGCGCTTGGCGCAGCCCTGATGAGTGGAAATCAGGTCTATTGCTGACCATGGCGTATACCCCAGGACCTCCACGCCGTCGGTAATGGCCAACTGCATTTGGTGAATATGCGCCTGCAGATAATCAATCCTGTATTGGTCATTAATGGTGCCGTCTTTCTCCAATTTATCAAACGCGCCAATGCCGTTTTCGGTTATTAGCAGCGGCAGGTTATAGCGGCTATAAATGGCGCGTAGCGTATTGCGAAAGCCCACGGGATCAATTTCGGTGCCGAATTGGGTGCGCGGTAAATAGTCGTTTGCTGCCCCGCGATGAACGCCGTCTTCGCCCGACTTCAAATATTTATTGCCCCCGCGAACGACTTCGTCATGCCCGTCGCCCCGACTGGCTTCAACCGTTTGCGTGGTGTAATAGTTAAAGGCGAGGTAGTCCGGCTTTCCTGCCGCCAATATCGCCTCATCCCCCTGCTGCATGTCAGGAAGCAGACCTTTTTCTTGCAGATAGGCCCACGCCAGATGGTTATATTTTCCGTGCACCGCCATATCCAAATAAAGCCAGTTACGGATAGCGTTGTAGTTTTCGGCGGCCAAAACGTCTTCAGGCTTTGGCGTTGCCGCATAAATCAGGGCAATATTTGGAGCGGGTCCAATTTTAGATGACGGGTATTTTTCATGCAGCCGAGACATCACCTGCGCCTGAGCCACCATCATATGATGATTCTGCTGGTAGAGATTTTTCTTGTCGTGCTGGACTTTGGGGTCAACGGTACCTAGCGCATTTCCCTGTAAAATCATCAGGTTTTGCTCATTTATAGTCAACCAATACTTGACCTTGTCACCAAACGCATCAAACACCACGTCGGCATAGCGGACGAAGGCGTCGACCGTAACGCGATTGTGCCAGCCGCCTTTTTCCATCAGTGCCTGCGGAAGATCAAAGTGATACAAGGTGACAATCGGCTCCATGCCTTGTGCTCTGATTTCATCAATCAGTCGGTGATAAAAGTCGATACCCGCCTGATTTATCTTGCCTTCACCGGCAGGGATGATGCGCGTCCAGGCTATTGAAAAACGGTAGGCGCGCAGGCCAATTTCAGCCAAAAGGGCAATATCTTCTTTATATTTATGATAATGATCGCTGGCGACGGTGAAGTCCGTCGTGCCCTCAGGATATTCCTTGCGTGCATCAATAACTGAGGGGCCTTTGCCGTCGGTATTCCATGCGCCTTCGACTTGATAGGCTGAGGTTGAGGCTCCCCAGAAAAAATCATCAGGAAAAGGTTTGAGGTTTTTATAGCGCATATTTGCTCCCATTCTATTTATGAAAGTGACAGTAACACCGCGCCCGATTCCGTGCGCTCCGTCTGCTGATGTTTAATGGATTGATATCTTTCAGGATTAGTGACAATGACCGGGATAACCGTGTCATATCCGGCATGACGAATTTCCTCGAGGTCACATTCCACCAACAGTTCACCCTGGGTGACACGCTGGCCCTCACTGACCCGCATTTTGAAGAACTGCCCCTTGAGCTTGATGGTGTCTAGCCCAATGTGGATGAGCACTTCTGCGCCACTGTCTGACAGCAGGTGCATGGCGTGACCGCTGGCAAAAGTTGAAACCACGGTTCCATTGATGGGGGAAACAATGTGTCCGCAGAGTGGCTCTATAGCGACGCCACTGCCGACGACGCCGGATGAAAAGACATTGTCATTGACCTTTTCCAGCGGGATCACTTTTCCACTGACCGGTGCCCAAATTTGCTCCGCCGTGATGGCGTTCATTGCACGAGCGGGGGAAGGCACATTGCCAATCGGCTGTAACTCGACCTCTTTATTCACCGGCGTAGGTGCTTCTTCAATCGGGTCTTCAAAGCCGACGAGGTAAGTTAATACCGCTGAAAGTACGAAGGAGACGCTGATACCGATAAGCAGACCGATAAATCCATCGCCGTAAAAAATAGGCAATGTGACCAGGCTTGGAATGCCGAGTGAAATAGCGCCGCTGCCTGAATAACCGACGATGCCACCGCCGACGGCCGACGCCACGACCGCGCATATAAACGGCTTTTTCAGCTTCAGGGTTATGCCATAGACCGCGGGTTCGGTGATGCCAAATATTGAGGAAACAAAGGCACCGCTGGCCAGCGTCTTCAGTTTTTTATTCTTGGTTTTCAGCAGCACGGCCAATACGGCACCCGCCTGAGCAAAAACGGCAGGGACGGTCGCGGCCTTGAGCGTACTTTTCCCCAACACGCTTATTTCATTAATAATCACCGGTGTGAAGGCCCAGTGCATGCCGAAAATAACAAACACCTGCCAGCCTGCGGCGAAGAGTGCGCTGGCAATAATCGGATTAAAACTAAATATTTTGACAAATACACTGGCCACGGCCTCACTGGCAAATACCCCGACCGGACCTATAGTCAGTAATGTTAATGGCACCATTACCAGCAGCAAAATAAACGGCAGAATGACGTTACGGACCGTTTCATGAATATAGTTTTTGATTAAACGATCGAGCAGTGACATGACGTACACCGCTAAAATGATGGGCAATACGGTACCGGTATATTTCATCATCATCACGGGCAGGCCAAAAAAGCTCACCTCACTGTGATTGCTGAAGAATGCCACAATATCGGGATACACCAGCGCGCCGGCTAATGTGACTGAAACAAAAACGTCGGTTTTAAATTTACGTGCCGCGGTAATCGCCAGCAGCATTGGCAAGAAGTAAAACAGGCTGTCGGAGGCGGACTGCAGGATAACCGCCGAACTTTCTTTTTTATCGAGCCATCCGTTAGCAAAGGCTATTGCCAGCAGGCCTTTGATAATACCGGATGCGGCCATAGCGCCGAGCAAAGGGGTGAAAATTGACGAGATAACATCAATCAGTCTGCCTATCAGCGGTCCCTTTGCATCCGAGGATTTATTCTGAGCCTGAGCACTGTCGTCCTGAGAAATAAACTTCTCTAATTCACGATAGATTTCAGCGACTTTATTGCCGACGACCACCTGAAATTGTCCGCCGGACTGAACCGTAGTGATGACCCCATCCAGCTGTTCCAGCCCGGCAATGTCAACATTGCTTTTATTATTAAGGGTAAAGCGCAGCCGCGTTGCGCAGTGAACTAACTCGGCAACATTGCTATCGCCACCCACTTTGATAAGAATTTTTTCAGCCAGTTCCTGATTATTCATTGCTGCCCCAGTGTAAGCATATTAGTGAGTTTTTTTAGGCAAAAAAAAACCTGACGCGCAATGCATATATATTTATGCATTGCGCGTCAGGTTTCGCTCGGATAAACCGATAACGTCCAGATCCCTATGCTAATGAAAATAGGCGGCCGAACACAATCACCGGTTTATAAGTCTGTGAGGAAAGTCACAATGATAAGTGACAATTTTATTTACGAAATTTTGGAAGTAGAGGGGAAGTGTTAATAAAATTCCCATTAGAAAATAAATAATAATCAGTGAATAAAATGAGGTGGAGCGTGATTTTTCGGCGTAATTTCTCATTGTGCTGTTTATTATCAGCCTGGGAAGATGTCTACGGCGGCGAATAATATCGGCGGCGGATAAAAATATTCCGCCGCCTCCGATGAGAGGACCTTACATCATCTCGCCATTGCTGGAAATGACCTGGCGATACCAGTCAAAGCTTTTTTTCTTCGAGCGGGCAAAGGTGCCTGTGCCGTCGTCATTCTTATCAACATAAATAAAACCATAGCGCTTGCTATATTGTCCGGTGGTAAAAGAAACGCAGTCGATACAGCCCCATGGGGTGTAGCCCATGACATCAACACCGTCGTCGAGTACAGCGATTTTCATCTGCTCGATGTGCGAACGCAGGTAGGCAATACGATAATCATCGTTTACTTGCCCCTTATCATCTTTCACATCGATAGCACCAAATCCGTTTTCAACGATAAACAGCGGTTTCTGATAACGCTCATACAAAATATTGAGCACATAGCGCAGCCCGACCGGGTCAATCTGCCATCCCCAGTCCGAGGCCTTCACGTAAGGATTAGGCACGCTGCCTTCAAAACCAGATAACGCAGAGCCGGTCCCCGCTTCGGCGCTGCTGACGGCATTACTCATGTAATAGCTCAGGCCGATGTAATCAGCACAGCCTTCACGCAGCGTTTTGTCATCATCGGCATGCATGGCAATCTGATAGCCTTTACGCTGCCACTCTTTCAAAATATAAGAAGGGTAGTAGCCGCGCATATGCACATCGCCAAACAAAAAACGCTCGCGCATAGCTTCTTGCGCGTACATGACATCGTCTGGATTACAGGAGTAGGCATAGAGTGGAACCATGGCAATCATGCAACCAATCTGCAGACTCGGGTTGATGTCATGCCCCAGCTTGACCACCTGCGCACTTGCCACAAATTGGTGATGTAAAACTTGATACATACACTCTTCAGGGTTCTCTTCCTCGGTAAATACTACCCCCGAGCAGCAGTATCCAAACAACGGCGTTTTCCAGTTACGCTGGTTGTTTATCTCATTAAAGGTCATCCAGTATTTGACCTTATGCTCAAAATGCTTGATAACCGCCTCACTGAATCTGACGAACAGGTCCAGAACTTTACGGTTTTTCCAGCCACCGTATTCGGTGACCAGATGGTTAGGCATTTCAAAATGCGACAGCGTGACCACCGGCTGGATATTATGTTTGAGCAGTTCATCAAACATGTCGTCGTAGAATTTCAGGCCTGCTTCATTTGGCTCCAGCTCGTCACCGTTTGGGAAGATGCGCGACCAGGCAATCGACGTTCGGAAGCATTTGAAACCCATCTCGGCGAATAACGCGATATCATCGCGGTAATGATGATAAAAATCAGACGCTTCATGGTTAGCGTAGCGCAGGCCCTCTTTAATACCATCGGTAATTACGCGGTCTACGCCGTGCGAACCGCTGGTTAAAACGTCAACAATACTGAGTCCTTTGCCGCCCTGATCCCAGCCGCCTTCAACCTGGTGTGCCGCGACTGCGCCACCCCACATAAAATCATTAGATAATTTATTTTTCATAACTCACTTCTTTCGGTAGTCGATCAGGCCGCGTTCGTCGCAGCAGCGACGCGTTTCTCGGCAGGAATGTCTTCTTTAAATCCGCCGAGCCAGGTAAATACAATCCCCAGCGAGAAGGCGACGCAGATAGACAAAATAAAGCCGAGGAATTGGGTCATATGACCTTCTTTGAAGAACACCGGCAGCACGGCAATACCTGGAATGCAGTAACTCCATGAAACCGCATTAAAAGCGCCCGCAACGGCACCGCCAATCGCGCCCGCCAGACAACCGCAAATCATCGGTGTTTTCAGTCGCAACGCAACACCATAAATTGCAGGCTCGGTAATGCCGAACAGCGCCGTCAGGCCAGCGGAAAGGGACAGGCGTTTCATTTCATCGTCTTTTGATTTCAGATACACGCCAAACACCGCGCCAGCCATGCCAAAGACTGCGGAGGCCTGAAGGCCGGTGAAGGTGTCATACCCTAACGTGGCGTAATTGCCTACGGTGACCGGCGTAATCCCCCAATGAACGCCCAGCGTAACCAGCGGCATCCAGGCGCCACCGACCACAAATCCGGCAATCGACGGGCTAAGGTGGTAAAGCGTGTTGTAGACTCCGCCGATTGCGCCGCCAATCATGTTGCCCACCGGACCAAACGCCAGCAGCGTTAATGGCACCATAATGGCGAGGCAAAACATTGGCGTGAACATATTGCGAATAACCAGCGGCAGAATGCGCTCAAAAAATCGCTGCACGTAAGACATGATCCACACCATCAAGATGATAGGTATCACCGATGAGGTGTAGCTCAGGTATTCAACCGGCAACCCAAGGAAGGTGAGGGGAGCGGCGTTAAGCGGAATGCCGGCAACTTCGACCAATACTTTGGCGATGTCCGGGTTTTCTACCGCCGATTTCATCAGCGCCTGCATGGCAGGGTCGGCGGAATTGGCCATCAGGATCTTGTTGGCCGACAGCATGCTGAGGTAGTCGGGCGAAACCAGCGCACAGGCGGCAATGACGGCCGTGAAAGGGTTAACGTTAAACTTTTTCGCCGCGGTGAAGGCGACCATCACCGGCAAAAATGTGAAACCTGTCCACGAAACAAAATTAAGTATGCGATAGGTACCGCTGGCCGGATCGACCCAGCCGAGGGCGGCAAAAAGAGAAATTATGCCCTGTAAAACGCCACAGGCAGCCAATGGGTAGAGGAACGGTGCAAAAATGCTGGAAATAATGTCCATCAGGCGATTGACGATACCGACATTCGGCGCGGTCACGGCCACACTTTCATCAATATTTAACAGCTTTTGCACTTCACGGTAAGCGTCCCCGACGTGGTTGCCAATGACAACCTGTAATTGTCCACCGGCCTCGACGGCCGTTATTACACCTTTAACTCGTTTTAATGTGTCTTTATCAACCTGCGAATTATCTTTTAAAATAAATCTTAATCTTGTGGCACAATGTGTGACGCTAATCACATTATTATCGCCACCGATCAAGTTGACGATTTCTCTCGCCGATTCAGCATAGTTAATTGCCATGAGGTGTCTTCCATTGCGATTGGTTTAATTTAAGTCAAAAGTGCTTAAATATTCAAAACGAATGGTAGAAAAAGAAGCAACCAATGTCACGCGATAACAATATTCAACGGATGTAACTTGTGACATATCCGAAACGCCCTGTGACGTTAAACGGAAATTTTATTTACCAGCTTCCTGCCGATCGATTCAAGTATATATATAACCGGTACCTGAGTCGTAATATCGTATTCATTCTCTATTAACAGTCTGGATACGTGATAGGAAACGTTAAAGTCTGCCATTTTTGACAGTGTTGATTGGTTATTACTGGTGATACTAATGACCTTGCAGTGGTGAATAAGAAATTGCTTGGCTAATTTAATTATCTCCGGCGTTTCTCCAGACACGGAAAGCACGATGGCAACTGCATTTTTGTACATGTCGGTCGTTACCGGATAGTAAGGATCATCAATGTGATTACTGAACTTGCCGATGTTGGAGAAGAACCGCGCACCATACTTGCCCAGCGTTCCTGAGCTGCCTGCGCCGACGAAAATGACACGCTCTGCGGCAACAATATGTTCTGCCGCATTGTCAATCAGTTGGTCAAAATCATCGTTATTTATACTTTTAAAGAAACTGAGTATTTCATCCGCGCCGTGTGGGAGATGTATTTTCTTCTCTTGCTCGAGATAGAGTTTTAAATAAGCCTTGAATTCGGAATAACCTTCGAATTCCATTTTCTTACAAAAGCGCGATACTGTAGCGGTGGATACTTCAGAATTAACCGCCAACTCTCTTATGGTCATATAAATAACGGTGTTCAAATTTTTTATGACGTAGTTATAAACTTTGTTCTCAAGAGAATTAAATGTCGATACGGTTTTATGGTTAAACATTCATCTATCTCTTTGTTCAGGTTGTCAAGTTGAGGCCAACGGCAGTGATACACCGTGTGACATTATGATTATTTTCAGGCGCTCAACTCCATTTCTATTGAAACTACTATTCAAAAGTGTGATCGATAGCACAAGGATATACCACGCCTAGCGCTTCACGAGCTACGTCGAGGATAGATATCATTTGCTGTGAAAGCGCATGGCTGATTATTGGACTTTCGGTAGCCCCCTGACGCAGTAATTCACAGAAATGGTCGGTTTCGTAGTTCAGACCGCCGCCTTCGAAAGGCACGTCAAGCTCCACCACGCGACCTCCAACATAGTGAACGGTGGCGCGAGACGGATTCCACCAGTTTTCGTGTATTGTTACGCTTCCCTTCGTACCGGCTATCACGGCATCACCTTTACCGTCTACATCCAGCCCGCTGAATAATTGGGAAATACCCTTTTCGTGCAATACATTAAGGCTGGCAAAAATATCGACGCCAGATTCGCCGACTCGGCCCAATGTCTGCACTTTCAGCGGTTTGCCCAAGAAGTAAATGGCCAAAAAGGCTTCATAGATGCCGATGTTTAATAATGATCCGCCGCCTAATTCTAATTTAAAGGAGGGATGATTCTCTGGCGCGTCGGGGATTGAGCTGCCTGCACGAACGAATTTGATGTCACCAATAGGCTCATCGTTGAGCTGTTG contains:
- a CDS encoding glycoside hydrolase family 1 protein; the encoded protein is MRYKNLKPFPDDFFWGASTSAYQVEGAWNTDGKGPSVIDARKEYPEGTTDFTVASDHYHKYKEDIALLAEIGLRAYRFSIAWTRIIPAGEGKINQAGIDFYHRLIDEIRAQGMEPIVTLYHFDLPQALMEKGGWHNRVTVDAFVRYADVVFDAFGDKVKYWLTINEQNLMILQGNALGTVDPKVQHDKKNLYQQNHHMMVAQAQVMSRLHEKYPSSKIGPAPNIALIYAATPKPEDVLAAENYNAIRNWLYLDMAVHGKYNHLAWAYLQEKGLLPDMQQGDEAILAAGKPDYLAFNYYTTQTVEASRGDGHDEVVRGGNKYLKSGEDGVHRGAANDYLPRTQFGTEIDPVGFRNTLRAIYSRYNLPLLITENGIGAFDKLEKDGTINDQYRIDYLQAHIHQMQLAITDGVEVLGYTPWSAIDLISTHQGCAKRYGFIFVNRDEFDLKDLKRIKKKSAYWYGELIKNNGLSHHA
- a CDS encoding beta-glucoside-specific PTS transporter subunit IIABC, with product MNNQELAEKILIKVGGDSNVAELVHCATRLRFTLNNKSNVDIAGLEQLDGVITTVQSGGQFQVVVGNKVAEIYRELEKFISQDDSAQAQNKSSDAKGPLIGRLIDVISSIFTPLLGAMAASGIIKGLLAIAFANGWLDKKESSAVILQSASDSLFYFLPMLLAITAARKFKTDVFVSVTLAGALVYPDIVAFFSNHSEVSFFGLPVMMMKYTGTVLPIILAVYVMSLLDRLIKNYIHETVRNVILPFILLLVMVPLTLLTIGPVGVFASEAVASVFVKIFSFNPIIASALFAAGWQVFVIFGMHWAFTPVIINEISVLGKSTLKAATVPAVFAQAGAVLAVLLKTKNKKLKTLASGAFVSSIFGITEPAVYGITLKLKKPFICAVVASAVGGGIVGYSGSGAISLGIPSLVTLPIFYGDGFIGLLIGISVSFVLSAVLTYLVGFEDPIEEAPTPVNKEVELQPIGNVPSPARAMNAITAEQIWAPVSGKVIPLEKVNDNVFSSGVVGSGVAIEPLCGHIVSPINGTVVSTFASGHAMHLLSDSGAEVLIHIGLDTIKLKGQFFKMRVSEGQRVTQGELLVECDLEEIRHAGYDTVIPVIVTNPERYQSIKHQQTERTESGAVLLSLS
- a CDS encoding LysR family transcriptional regulator, whose protein sequence is MQRIDFADLQVFLTVLRCRSFKLAAIELGLSSSAVSHAVRRLETRLDARLLNRTSRAVSSTALGMDLAERLAGGFDAISSALETINAPGRGRFGELRINVFADAAHLLITPALQAFSERCADVKLTIVIEDRPVDITAEGFDAGVRYGHLVPEDMIAVPLTGDQQWIIAASPDYLERHGTPYTLSDLAQHNCLQLLLGNNASFRWELGKAENTVTMNVPGLISIKDTATTISAARAGLGLGYFLESRIEEELTQGVLVKVLGDFAAYGAPFHMYYSSRRHGHPALRELVNIIRQQHGLQSLPDL
- a CDS encoding aldo/keto reductase; translation: MKQRILGRTGQSVSEIGFGAWAIGGTWGEVSMQDAEAALHAALDAGITFIDTADVYGDGRSEKIIAKVLNERGGERPYVATKLGRRLSPHVAQGYTAKNLNEFIDRSLENLQTDSLDLVQLHCPPTEIYYTPEVFGVMDDMVAAGKIRHYGVSVEKVEEGLKALEFANVSSIQLIYNIFRQRPAELLLHEAKRRDVGIIARVPLASGLLTGKMRADTAFSADDHRAFNRNGEAFDKGETFSGVPYDVALDAVEDIRRFVTGDVTMAMFALRWILMNENVTVVIPGSKSKAQSEANARASEIAALSDETMIALKSIYQEKIAPWVHQRW
- a CDS encoding LexA family transcriptional regulator; the encoded protein is MDKKQRDILAKRFILEGNIGDRIYKLRKSKELTQRELANSLRVSHVTISQWENGESEPKGSNLISLSFALDCSPTHLMYGIDFDKTESEIQPNTLCIRYPVLTHVQAANLGVPLDVNSLKNINLWFESDAPLMGDGFWTQVNNDSMTAPLGISIPEGTYTLFDTSRDAVSGDLVIAKFQDSTEATFKKYVIDAGQKYLKGLNPTWPMALIKDDCEIIGVAVETKLRLI
- a CDS encoding PRD domain-containing protein; its protein translation is MKIIKVLSNNAIVVENLQEETLVALGRGIGFGKKPGDAADPALFEAQYLEKNDDVTNSWRQLFSNIPDEIIQTSRKIVSNIERTFAIASQLSLILALSDHIYYAITRASKNQLIRNPLAWDIQIFYPEEYGMAKEAIDLINRSMSVTLPQEEAGFIALHIVNCRHSGNMHDTMHSANLIKDILNIIKLYLRIELNENSLSFQRIVTHLKFFSMRMMNNSPFSLDDASLYVDIKEKLPTSYRCTEKIEGWLNSNHNYTMSLDEKMFLTIHIERLRTPA